In a single window of the Callithrix jacchus isolate 240 chromosome 1, calJac240_pri, whole genome shotgun sequence genome:
- the ZNF280B gene encoding zinc finger protein 280B: MEQSCDEEKEPEPQKNIKETKQVDDEDAELIFVGVEHVNEDAELIFVGVTSNSKPVVSNILNRVTPGSWSRRRKYGHLRKDTAHKLQPTSHENLTSEAVTVLPASQLESRSADSPIIIEPLSKPDYKNSSPQVVPNSSSELPSPLIKFTGSLHHPVSAALSVGGISESPCVSKRLSTSEVNSINPKRSKLRDGIMEGYSSASSPSDTFHTVNTVSTQQSTPSNNVHTSLSHVPNGAPFLEAFPKDNMHFKPININLDRENELAKTDILSLASQNKSLDPKKENPIVLLSDFYYGQHKGDGQPEQKTHTTFKCLSCLKVLKNVKFMNHMKHHLEFEKQRNDSWENHITCQHCHRQFPTPFQLQCHIENVHTAQEPSTVCKICELSFETDQVLLQHMKDHHKPGEMPYVCHVCHYRSSFFADVETHFRTCHENTKNLLCPFCLKIFKTATPYMCHYRGHCGKNVHQCSKCRLQFLTFKEKMEHKTQCHQMFKKPKQLEGLPPETKVIIQVSLEPLQPGSVEVAPITVSTSDSEPSPPSSKSKISKKFH, translated from the coding sequence atggagCAATCATGTGATGAAGAAAAAGAACCTGAACCAcaaaagaacataaaagaaaccaaacaagTAGATGATGAAGATGCTGAGCTCATCTTTGTTGGTGTGGAACATGTAAATGAAGATGCTGAGCTAATCTTTGTTGGAGTGACTTCAAATTCAAAACCAGTCGTTTCAAACATTTTGAACAGAGTCACCCCGGGTTCATGGTCAAGGAGAAGAAAGTATGGTCATCTTAGAAAAGACACTGCTCACAAATTGCAGCCTACAAGTCATGAGAACCTTACATCAGAAGCAGTGACTGTCTTGCCAGCTTCCCAACTTGAATCGAGATCAGCAGATAGTCCTATTATTATTGAGCCTTTGTCTAAACCTGATTATAAAAATAGTTCACCACAAGTTGTGCCTAATAGCTCTTCAGAACTACCTTCTCCTTTGATTAAATTCACAGGTTCATTGCATCATCCAGTAAGTGCAGCACTTTCAGTAGGAGGTATAAGTGAAAGTCCTTGTGTATCAAAGCGACTTTCCACTTCTGAAGTAAACAGCATAAATCCCAAAAGGTCTAAACTCAGGGATGGAATTATGGAAGGATATTCTTCAGCTTCATCCCCTTCAGATACCTTTCATACAGTGAATACAGTGAGTACTCAGCAAAGTACACCCTCAAACAATGTGCATACCTCATTAAGCCATGTTCCAAATGGAGCACCTTTTCTAGAAGCTTTTCCAAAGGACAATATGCATTTCAAGCCTATAAATATAAATCTTGATAGGGAAAATGAATTGgcaaaaacagacattttgagTCTAGCAAGTCAAAACAAGAGCCTTGATCCCAAGAAAGAAAATCCGATTGTATTACTTAGTGACTTCTACTATGGACAGCATAAAGGAGATGGGCAGCCAGAACAGAAGACTCACACCACCTTTAAATGCCTCAGCTGCTTGAAAGTTCTAAAAAATGTTAAGTTCATGAATCACATGAAGCATCATTTGGAATTTGAGAAGCAGAGGAACGACAGCTGGGAAAACCACATAACCTGCCAGCACTGCCACCGTCAGTTTCCCACTCCATTTCAGCTGCAGTGTCATATCGAAAATGTCCACACTGCCCAGGAGCCCTCTACGGTCTGTAAGATTTGTGAATTATCATTTGAAACAGATCAGGTCCTTTTACAACACATGAAGGACCATCATAAGCCTGGGGAAATGCCCTATGTGTGCCATGTTTGCCATTACAGATCATCGTTCTTTGCTGATGTGGAAACACATTTTAGAACATGCCATGAAAACACAAAGAATTTGCTTTGTCCCTTTTGTCTCAAAATTTTCAAAACTGCAACACCATACATGTGTCATTATAGGGGCCATTGTGGAAAGAATGTACATCAGTGTTCTAAGTGCCGACTACAGTTTTTAACTTTCAAGGAGAAAATGGAGCACAAGACCCAGTGTCATCAAATGTTTAAGAAGCCTAAACAACTGGAAGGATTACCTCCTGAAACAAAAGTTATTATTCAAGTGTCGCTGGAACCTCTTCAGCCAGGATCAGTGGAAGTAGCACCCATAACTGTGAGCACATCTGACTCCGAACCATCACCCCCCAgttctaaaagcaaaatttcaaaaaagtttCATTAA